One region of Rhodothermus profundi genomic DNA includes:
- a CDS encoding AP2 domain-containing protein, translated as MSLKKRAFARKERNVFRIDVHATHGWQVRVQRQNRSYTQFFSDKKYGSPEKAFEAALAYRDQLLKELPPPINPTARLRTPEVRRKAAESINRSGVIGIGFSVKVTRQGVRRPYVQGYWTDADGRRRATSRSIEAHGLKGALELVCRKLYEVQGNRGLSVEEMVRRALPALEKLYQQARATR; from the coding sequence ATGTCCTTAAAAAAGCGTGCTTTCGCGCGAAAGGAGCGCAATGTTTTCCGCATTGATGTGCATGCCACCCATGGTTGGCAGGTGCGCGTTCAGCGGCAGAATCGGTCCTATACGCAGTTTTTCTCGGATAAAAAGTATGGCTCCCCGGAGAAAGCATTTGAAGCAGCACTGGCTTACCGAGATCAGTTGCTGAAGGAGCTGCCGCCTCCGATTAATCCCACGGCTCGCCTACGCACGCCAGAGGTCCGGCGTAAAGCGGCTGAATCGATTAACCGATCAGGCGTCATTGGCATTGGCTTCAGCGTCAAGGTAACGCGCCAGGGAGTTCGCCGCCCCTACGTGCAGGGGTACTGGACCGATGCCGACGGCCGCCGTCGCGCCACCAGCCGCAGCATCGAAGCGCACGGTCTGAAAGGAGCCCTTGAGCTGGTTTGCCGCAAGTTATACGAAGTGCAGGGTAACCGCGGCCTGAGCGTGGAGGAAATGGTTCGCCGCGCGCTTCCTGCGCTGGAAAAACTCTACCAACAGGCCCGGGCTACCCGGTAA
- a CDS encoding 6-bladed beta-propeller gives MRFVLLMVGGGLCVLALAGCHKKTGTSLLQGPYDLGEIGERDRIAFFDSVQYEYRRVLLEQSHAEHYMDAPLDFLVDDSLIYLSDGKTSIKVFDRQGHFIKTLGDRGEGPGEYQFATQIFKCHDMIGVYDSMLKKFIFYRDLEYVYDFTFYAAGTLFNDPICRDQYLYISIRGFTPEWPYHLLKIDTTGNVVKAAMYMSDKYHAYFYTGFFYVYLLEIQQKIALAHAIHKKVFYFSYDLDSLYAEPLIMPPRCEAWRWPEIREINADAAAYEEQFFRIRDLVNRQSPCIFIGMYPYEGYKIYNYLMGENVNVKMVVSVVYNRKNDETVYLIGGNNFYVWQNRFVECEMDEHDRPYCDFFRIDLQQGDASLAPAYP, from the coding sequence ATGCGTTTCGTTCTTTTAATGGTAGGAGGGGGGCTCTGCGTGCTGGCGCTGGCCGGGTGTCATAAAAAGACCGGTACAAGCCTGCTCCAGGGACCCTATGATCTCGGAGAGATCGGCGAGCGGGATCGTATCGCGTTTTTCGATTCGGTGCAGTATGAATACCGTCGCGTTTTGTTGGAGCAGAGCCACGCGGAGCATTACATGGATGCTCCCCTGGATTTTCTGGTCGATGATTCCCTGATCTATCTATCGGATGGAAAGACCTCGATCAAAGTTTTTGACCGGCAGGGGCATTTTATCAAAACGTTGGGAGACCGTGGAGAGGGCCCCGGTGAGTATCAATTTGCTACTCAGATTTTCAAATGCCACGATATGATCGGGGTGTATGATTCCATGTTAAAGAAATTTATCTTCTATAGAGATCTGGAGTATGTATACGACTTTACATTTTACGCAGCAGGAACGCTTTTTAATGATCCCATCTGTCGTGATCAATACCTCTATATTTCTATTCGAGGATTCACGCCGGAATGGCCCTACCATCTCTTAAAGATCGATACCACAGGGAATGTTGTGAAAGCAGCGATGTATATGTCTGATAAGTACCATGCTTATTTTTATACAGGATTTTTTTATGTTTACCTTCTGGAGATACAACAAAAGATTGCGCTGGCGCATGCGATTCATAAAAAAGTTTTTTACTTCAGTTACGACCTGGATAGTCTCTATGCGGAACCACTTATTATGCCGCCTCGTTGCGAGGCATGGCGATGGCCAGAAATACGCGAGATTAACGCTGATGCTGCTGCTTATGAAGAGCAATTTTTTAGAATACGTGATCTTGTAAATAGGCAGTCTCCTTGTATATTTATTGGTATGTATCCTTATGAAGGGTATAAAATATATAATTATCTTATGGGGGAAAATGTGAATGTTAAAATGGTTGTTTCTGTTGTATATAATCGGAAAAATGACGAGACAGTCTATTTGATAGGGGGAAACAATTTTTATGTATGGCAAAATCGCTTTGTTGAGTGTGAAATGGATGAGCACGATCGTCCGTACTGTGATTTTTTCCGAATTGATCTGCAACAAGGGGATGCTTCTCTGGCGCCGGCGTATCCCTGA
- a CDS encoding M16 family metallopeptidase, whose product MTRTFAERVTEIEAGPCRLYVLPVPVEQVVTLRGSLRTWPDVAAGETLLQRLTVAMLDRGTRRRDRFELARLLEDRGAHLSFASKGTRVEFAGRMLRRHLSDVLPLLAEQLREPRFDPDEFEKARLHVQAQLQQQLEQTSTRARIALSQRLYPPAHPNYRRDPEAELERLATLTLEEVQAYHAAHFGANELILVLVGNVQPEAAEPLVRAAFADWPAHQATPRFAAEAAPQPPDRVLIHVPDRQNLDVLMGHAVALRRQHPDYVPLYVGTYILGGNFSARLMATVRDEQGLTYGIHAALEGISTEHEGHFEIEVTLSQDRLEQGIAATLEQVQRFVDEGVTEEELAEKKDMLTGLFQTGLSTTSGLATALLINIERGFGPGYLDRYPEEIRAVTRQQVNEAVQRYLNPAALHTVVAGSVMTEIH is encoded by the coding sequence ATGACGCGAACGTTTGCCGAACGGGTAACGGAAATCGAAGCGGGGCCCTGCCGGCTTTACGTGCTGCCGGTTCCGGTGGAACAGGTGGTCACGCTCCGAGGCTCACTGCGCACGTGGCCCGACGTTGCCGCCGGCGAAACGTTGCTGCAACGGCTGACCGTGGCCATGCTGGACCGGGGCACGCGGCGCCGCGATCGGTTTGAGCTGGCGCGGCTGCTGGAAGACCGGGGGGCGCATTTGAGTTTTGCCAGCAAAGGAACGCGGGTTGAGTTCGCAGGACGCATGCTACGGCGGCATCTTTCAGACGTGTTGCCGTTGCTGGCCGAGCAGCTTCGCGAGCCGCGCTTCGATCCGGATGAATTTGAAAAGGCCCGGTTGCATGTGCAGGCGCAACTGCAACAGCAACTGGAACAGACAAGTACCCGCGCCCGCATTGCCCTGAGCCAGCGACTCTACCCGCCGGCACACCCGAACTACCGGCGCGATCCGGAAGCGGAACTGGAGCGCCTGGCCACGCTGACACTGGAGGAGGTGCAGGCCTACCATGCGGCCCATTTCGGGGCGAACGAGCTGATCCTGGTGCTGGTAGGCAACGTGCAGCCCGAAGCGGCCGAACCGCTGGTGCGTGCAGCGTTTGCCGACTGGCCGGCGCACCAGGCCACGCCACGCTTTGCGGCCGAGGCGGCGCCGCAGCCGCCCGACCGGGTGCTGATTCACGTGCCGGACCGGCAGAATCTGGATGTGCTGATGGGCCATGCCGTGGCGCTGCGACGGCAGCATCCCGACTACGTCCCGCTCTACGTGGGCACCTATATCCTGGGGGGCAACTTTTCAGCCCGCCTGATGGCTACCGTGCGCGACGAACAGGGCCTGACCTACGGCATCCATGCCGCCTTGGAAGGCATTTCAACAGAGCACGAAGGCCACTTTGAAATTGAGGTGACGCTCAGCCAGGATCGCCTGGAGCAGGGGATCGCGGCCACGCTGGAACAGGTGCAGCGCTTTGTGGACGAAGGCGTCACCGAGGAAGAACTGGCCGAAAAAAAAGATATGCTGACCGGACTGTTCCAGACCGGGTTAAGCACAACCTCGGGCCTGGCGACTGCGCTCCTGATTAACATCGAACGCGGTTTTGGGCCCGGCTATCTGGATCGCTACCCGGAGGAAATCCGCGCCGTTACCCGGCAGCAGGTCAACGAAGCCGTGCAGCGCTATCTGAACCCGGCGGCCCTGCATACCGTGGTGGCCGGCAGTGTGATGACAGAGATTCATTAG
- a CDS encoding M16 family metallopeptidase — protein sequence MAVPEVYATSRRPIAGFTFEEAAGGIEAYRLDDNGLQVLLMPQNVVPVVAFMITYHVGSRNEPTGLTGATHMLEHLMFKGTERFNKTRGTSVFQVLQRVGAQVNASTWLDRTNYYALLPREHLALAVEIEADRMRGALIRPEDVEAERTVILNEMDRGENDPLRNLYHAVWSVAFVAHPYRHPTIGWRSDVEHMTAEALRHFYDTYYWPDNATVSIIGDFDPEDALRLVREHFGRIPRAPQPIPRVWTREPEQRGERRVTVRQAGQLGLVMVAFKAPAGLEPDADALDVLATLLSQGRNSRLYRRLTDAGLTTLVVAANERHRDPGLFYVVARLTPGKRHDEVEAVLLEELERVAREGVSEQEVARAREQLTALEAYGRDGPFAIAAQLNEAIALGDWKLYATYLDRIGRVSPADVQRVAQTYLQEATRTVGWYVPENG from the coding sequence ATGGCTGTTCCCGAAGTCTACGCAACCTCGCGCCGCCCTATAGCCGGCTTTACGTTTGAAGAAGCCGCGGGTGGCATTGAGGCCTATCGCCTGGACGATAACGGGCTTCAAGTCCTGCTGATGCCCCAGAATGTGGTGCCGGTGGTTGCTTTCATGATCACCTACCACGTCGGCAGCCGGAATGAACCAACCGGCCTGACCGGTGCCACGCATATGCTGGAGCATCTGATGTTCAAAGGCACAGAGCGGTTTAACAAAACCCGGGGCACCTCGGTCTTTCAGGTGCTGCAGCGCGTAGGAGCGCAGGTGAACGCAAGCACCTGGCTGGACCGCACGAACTACTATGCGCTGCTACCACGGGAGCATCTGGCGCTAGCTGTCGAAATCGAAGCGGACCGTATGCGGGGGGCGCTGATTCGCCCGGAAGATGTGGAGGCAGAGCGCACCGTGATTCTCAACGAAATGGACCGGGGCGAAAACGATCCGCTGCGCAACCTCTACCATGCCGTCTGGAGTGTGGCCTTTGTCGCACATCCCTACCGTCACCCAACCATTGGCTGGCGCAGCGATGTGGAACACATGACCGCCGAAGCGCTCCGCCATTTCTATGACACGTACTACTGGCCTGACAATGCGACTGTCTCCATTATTGGCGACTTTGACCCGGAGGATGCTCTGAGGCTGGTTCGGGAGCACTTTGGACGCATTCCCCGGGCCCCGCAGCCAATTCCACGGGTCTGGACGCGCGAGCCGGAGCAGCGGGGCGAGCGGCGCGTAACCGTCCGCCAGGCCGGCCAGCTCGGCCTGGTCATGGTCGCTTTTAAAGCCCCGGCCGGCCTGGAGCCGGACGCCGATGCGCTCGATGTGCTGGCAACGCTGCTCTCGCAGGGACGCAACAGCCGCCTGTATCGCCGCCTGACAGACGCCGGCCTCACCACCCTGGTCGTGGCAGCCAACGAGCGGCATCGCGATCCCGGGCTTTTCTACGTGGTGGCCCGTCTGACCCCCGGCAAACGTCATGACGAGGTGGAAGCGGTGCTGCTGGAAGAGCTGGAGCGGGTAGCCCGCGAGGGCGTCAGCGAACAGGAAGTCGCGCGGGCCCGGGAACAACTGACCGCCCTGGAAGCCTACGGTCGGGATGGGCCCTTCGCGATCGCCGCGCAACTGAACGAAGCAATTGCGCTGGGCGACTGGAAACTCTACGCCACGTATCTGGATCGAATCGGTCGCGTCTCGCCGGCCGATGTGCAGCGGGTGGCGCAGACCTACCTGCAGGAGGCAACCCGTACCGTGGGCTGGTATGTACCAGAAAACGGCTAG
- the polA gene encoding DNA polymerase I: MQKEDQLSLFPAPEADRPPADMQRLYLIDAMALAYRAHYVFISRPLVNTKGQNTSATYGFTISLLKLIEDHGMDYMAVVFDAGGEEGTFREAIYEEYKAHREPPPEDLLANLPWIKEIVRALDIPVIEEPGVEADDVIGTLARKAETYGVDVLIVSPDKDFLQLLSPHISLYKPSRRGETFDLITIETFRETYGLEPPQFIDVLALMGDPSDNVPGVPGIGEKTAVQLIRQYGSVENLLAHANEVKGKRAREGLLNHREDALLSKRLVTIRTDVPLSIRWETFHRARPDLPRLLQLFQELEFDSLVRRIREGGLARITNGEAALAEALEEAAAPSFDFGPYEPLEVYDPEKADYRIVRNQQQLDELIAQLDGLERLAIDTETTSTEAMWASLVGIAFSWDKGQGYYVPTPLPDGTPTEVVVKRLAPILQRAQRKVGQNLKYDLVVLARHGVEVPPPYFDTMVAHYLIAPEEPHNLDVLARQYLRYQMVSIAELIGSGRDQKSMRDVSIEEVGPYACEDTDIALQLAEVLAAELDRLGLRHIAETMEFPLIEVLADMERTGVCIDRNVLREIGAQLEAELHKLEAKIFEIAGVTFKIGSPQQLADVLFNRLGLKPRGRTSTGKLSTRESVLQELATQHPLPGLVLDWRHLAKLKSTYVDGLESLVHPETGRIHTTFNQTVTATGRLSSSNPNLQNIPVRTEMGREIRRAFVPRPGWKLLSADYVQIELRILAALSGDEALRQAFLEGQDIHTATAARVFKVPPEKVTPEQRRRAKMVNYGIPYGISAWGLAQRLRCSTREAQQLIEEYQRAFPGVTRFLHRLIETARQQGYVETLLGRRRYVPNINARNRAERSMAERIAVNMPIQGTQADMIKLAMVHIYHRLQQERRQAKMLLQVHDELVFEVPPEEVEPVRRLVEEEMKQALPLEGVPIEVDIGVGDNWLDAH; encoded by the coding sequence GTGCAAAAAGAAGACCAGCTCAGTCTGTTTCCCGCGCCTGAAGCCGATCGGCCACCGGCTGACATGCAGCGCCTGTATTTGATTGATGCCATGGCGCTGGCATACCGGGCGCATTATGTGTTTATCAGCCGCCCGCTTGTCAACACAAAGGGACAGAATACGTCGGCCACTTATGGCTTCACCATTTCGCTGCTCAAGCTTATTGAAGACCACGGTATGGATTACATGGCCGTGGTCTTTGACGCCGGTGGAGAGGAGGGGACATTTCGCGAGGCCATTTACGAGGAGTACAAGGCGCACCGGGAGCCTCCTCCCGAAGACCTGCTGGCCAACCTGCCCTGGATCAAGGAAATTGTTCGGGCGCTGGATATCCCGGTCATTGAGGAACCCGGTGTTGAAGCGGATGACGTTATCGGCACGTTGGCCCGCAAAGCTGAAACCTACGGCGTTGACGTCCTCATCGTTTCGCCGGACAAAGACTTCTTGCAGCTCTTGAGCCCGCACATTTCCCTTTATAAACCCTCGCGGCGTGGCGAGACGTTCGATCTCATTACAATAGAAACCTTTCGTGAAACGTATGGCCTGGAACCTCCGCAATTCATCGATGTGCTGGCGCTCATGGGAGATCCAAGCGATAATGTGCCGGGCGTACCAGGCATCGGGGAGAAAACGGCCGTGCAACTCATTCGCCAGTACGGCTCTGTAGAAAACCTGTTGGCCCATGCTAATGAGGTAAAAGGAAAACGTGCCCGTGAAGGACTGCTAAATCACCGCGAGGACGCTCTGCTATCCAAACGGCTGGTAACCATTCGAACCGACGTGCCTTTATCAATCCGCTGGGAAACGTTCCACCGCGCTCGCCCCGACCTGCCTCGCTTGCTGCAACTCTTTCAGGAGTTAGAGTTTGATTCGCTGGTGCGACGCATCCGGGAGGGCGGACTGGCCCGCATCACGAACGGGGAGGCCGCGCTGGCCGAAGCGCTGGAAGAAGCAGCAGCGCCATCGTTTGATTTTGGCCCCTATGAACCTCTTGAGGTGTATGATCCGGAAAAGGCAGACTATCGGATCGTACGCAACCAGCAACAGCTCGATGAATTAATCGCGCAGTTGGACGGACTGGAGCGGCTGGCAATCGACACGGAAACAACGTCGACGGAGGCCATGTGGGCCTCACTGGTCGGAATCGCCTTCTCCTGGGACAAAGGTCAGGGCTACTATGTGCCCACGCCGCTGCCGGACGGCACCCCGACCGAAGTGGTGGTCAAGCGACTGGCGCCCATTCTCCAACGCGCGCAGCGCAAAGTCGGGCAAAACCTGAAATACGATCTGGTGGTGTTGGCGCGGCATGGTGTTGAGGTGCCGCCACCGTACTTCGATACCATGGTGGCGCACTACCTGATCGCTCCGGAAGAACCCCATAACCTGGACGTGCTGGCCCGGCAGTACCTTCGGTACCAGATGGTCTCTATCGCTGAACTAATCGGCTCGGGCCGGGACCAGAAATCCATGCGCGATGTGTCGATTGAGGAGGTGGGGCCCTATGCCTGTGAAGATACGGACATTGCACTGCAGCTTGCCGAGGTGCTGGCGGCAGAGCTAGACCGACTCGGGCTCCGGCATATTGCCGAAACGATGGAGTTCCCGCTCATTGAGGTGTTGGCCGACATGGAGCGGACAGGCGTCTGCATTGACCGAAACGTGCTTCGAGAAATCGGAGCACAGCTTGAAGCGGAACTCCATAAGCTGGAAGCAAAGATTTTTGAAATAGCGGGCGTCACGTTCAAAATTGGATCGCCGCAGCAACTGGCAGACGTCTTGTTTAACCGACTGGGATTGAAACCCCGGGGCCGCACCAGCACTGGCAAGCTGTCCACCCGGGAAAGTGTGCTTCAGGAGCTGGCTACGCAGCATCCACTGCCCGGACTGGTGCTCGACTGGCGACATCTGGCCAAGCTGAAAAGCACGTACGTTGATGGTCTGGAATCCCTCGTCCATCCGGAGACCGGGCGCATTCATACCACCTTCAACCAGACGGTAACGGCGACCGGACGACTCTCGTCCAGCAATCCGAACTTGCAAAACATTCCGGTGCGCACCGAGATGGGGCGGGAAATCCGGCGGGCTTTTGTGCCGCGGCCCGGCTGGAAGCTCCTGTCGGCCGATTATGTGCAGATTGAGCTGCGTATTCTGGCAGCGCTCAGTGGGGACGAAGCGCTCCGCCAGGCCTTCTTAGAAGGTCAGGATATTCATACGGCAACGGCAGCACGGGTTTTCAAGGTACCTCCTGAAAAGGTGACGCCTGAGCAGCGCCGCCGCGCTAAGATGGTCAATTATGGGATTCCCTACGGTATTTCAGCGTGGGGTCTGGCCCAGCGACTGCGGTGCTCTACGCGCGAGGCGCAACAGCTTATCGAAGAGTATCAACGGGCCTTTCCTGGCGTAACCCGTTTTCTACACCGCCTGATCGAAACCGCGCGACAGCAGGGCTATGTTGAAACCCTGCTGGGGCGTCGCCGCTACGTCCCGAACATTAACGCGCGCAATCGGGCCGAGCGATCTATGGCCGAGCGGATTGCCGTAAACATGCCTATCCAGGGCACGCAGGCCGACATGATCAAGCTGGCCATGGTGCATATCTACCACCGATTGCAGCAAGAAAGACGGCAGGCTAAGATGCTGCTGCAGGTGCACGATGAGTTGGTATTTGAGGTGCCACCTGAGGAGGTGGAGCCGGTGCGCCGGCTGGTTGAGGAGGAAATGAAGCAAGCTCTGCCTCTAGAAGGCGTACCGATCGAAGTGGATATTGGCGTGGGCGACAACTGGCTGGACGCCCATTGA
- the rfbB gene encoding dTDP-glucose 4,6-dehydratase, which produces MSEKTPPVVHTPEVILVTGGAGFIGSNFLLHMVPRHPSVQFINLDSLTYAGNLLNLRDIEGAPNYRFVRGDVADAPLVERLFREYGITTVVHLAAESHVDRSIMTPLSFVLTNTVGTVTLLEAARKAWGDQADPKRFRFYHISTDEVFGSLGPEGYFTEETPYNPRSPYAASKAASDHFVRAYWHTYGLPIVISNCSNNYGPYQFPEKLIPLVILNALEQRPIPIYGKGENVRDWLYVRDHCTAIERILFFGQTGQTYLVSAGCERKNLELVEQLLDLLDEELGRPPGQSRQLITFVKDRPGHDFRYALDASRLRQELGWSPAYTLEEGLRETVRWYLTHRDWLEAVADASYRAYYEKQYALR; this is translated from the coding sequence ATGTCCGAGAAAACACCGCCTGTTGTTCATACGCCAGAGGTCATTCTGGTGACCGGCGGCGCAGGCTTTATTGGCTCGAACTTTTTGCTGCACATGGTTCCCCGCCATCCTTCGGTGCAATTTATCAACCTCGACAGCCTTACCTATGCGGGGAATCTGCTCAACCTCCGAGACATTGAAGGGGCCCCCAATTACCGGTTTGTGCGAGGCGACGTAGCAGACGCGCCCCTGGTGGAGCGGTTGTTTCGGGAGTATGGCATCACCACTGTCGTGCACCTGGCCGCCGAAAGCCACGTAGACCGCTCGATTATGACCCCCCTGTCCTTCGTGCTTACCAACACGGTGGGGACCGTTACCCTGCTGGAAGCAGCCCGCAAAGCCTGGGGCGATCAGGCTGACCCGAAGCGCTTTCGATTTTATCATATTTCTACAGATGAAGTGTTTGGAAGCCTGGGGCCAGAAGGCTACTTTACTGAAGAGACGCCCTACAATCCACGCTCGCCTTATGCTGCCTCCAAGGCTGCCAGTGACCACTTCGTGCGGGCCTACTGGCACACCTACGGATTACCTATCGTGATCTCAAACTGTTCGAATAATTATGGACCGTACCAGTTTCCCGAAAAGCTCATTCCACTGGTCATTCTGAATGCCCTGGAGCAGCGTCCGATCCCTATCTATGGAAAGGGCGAAAACGTTCGCGACTGGCTTTACGTGCGCGATCACTGCACGGCTATTGAGCGCATCTTGTTTTTCGGACAGACCGGGCAGACGTACCTGGTCAGCGCAGGCTGCGAGCGCAAAAACCTGGAACTGGTTGAACAATTGCTGGACCTGCTCGACGAGGAGCTGGGACGCCCTCCCGGCCAGTCTCGCCAACTTATCACTTTTGTCAAAGATCGGCCGGGCCACGACTTTCGCTATGCGCTTGATGCGTCTCGGCTACGTCAGGAGCTCGGGTGGTCCCCGGCCTACACCCTGGAAGAAGGCCTCCGCGAAACCGTCCGATGGTACCTGACGCATCGCGACTGGCTGGAGGCCGTCGCTGACGCCTCTTACCGTGCTTACTATGAAAAACAATACGCCCTGCGCTAA
- a CDS encoding sugar phosphate nucleotidyltransferase, whose translation MERPLKGIVLAGGTGSRLYPLTKVTNKHLLPVGRYPMIYHPLMRMRRVGIREVAVVTSPEHMGDVVNLLGSGRDFGLDLTYRVQDEPGGIAQAIGLCERFVDGDPFLVILGDNILSEDLHDEVAAYQEQLRRYGGGARVLLKEVPDPERYGVPRIEGDRIVEIIEKPAHPPSRYAVTGIYFYDAYAFEVIRRLKPSARGELEVSDVSNAYIARGQLSYGILKGWWGDAGTLEGWHEANRLARDLVYEELENLRNNRP comes from the coding sequence ATGGAGCGTCCGCTCAAAGGCATCGTGCTGGCCGGCGGCACCGGAAGCCGCCTCTACCCGCTGACTAAAGTTACCAACAAGCACCTGCTGCCCGTTGGGCGCTACCCCATGATTTACCATCCGCTGATGCGGATGCGTCGCGTCGGCATCCGCGAGGTGGCGGTCGTTACCAGCCCCGAACACATGGGCGATGTGGTGAACCTGCTGGGCAGCGGGCGCGACTTTGGCCTGGATCTAACTTACCGGGTGCAGGATGAGCCGGGCGGTATTGCTCAGGCTATCGGGCTGTGCGAACGTTTTGTAGATGGCGACCCATTCCTGGTCATTCTTGGCGACAACATTCTCTCCGAAGACCTGCATGACGAGGTAGCTGCCTACCAGGAACAATTGCGCCGTTACGGAGGCGGCGCGCGCGTGCTGCTGAAGGAAGTGCCCGATCCAGAACGCTATGGCGTCCCGCGTATTGAAGGAGACCGCATCGTGGAAATCATCGAAAAGCCTGCCCATCCCCCCAGCCGCTACGCAGTTACCGGCATCTACTTTTATGACGCCTATGCCTTTGAGGTCATTCGCCGGTTGAAACCCAGCGCCCGCGGCGAGCTGGAAGTGAGTGATGTCAGTAATGCCTACATTGCTCGTGGCCAGCTTTCGTATGGCATCCTGAAGGGCTGGTGGGGAGACGCAGGAACCCTTGAGGGCTGGCATGAAGCAAATCGGCTGGCCCGCGATCTGGTTTACGAAGAGCTGGAAAACCTGCGCAACAATCGGCCATGA
- a CDS encoding dTDP-4-dehydrorhamnose 3,5-epimerase family protein: protein MNWKEGPIEGVVIRPLKRHEDTRGWLAEFFRQDELDPSVYPVMGYISLTHPGITRGPHEHREQTDLFVFFHGRLRLYLWDARPHSPTHGHRQVLDVGEGHPVTALIPPGVVHAYRNIGDTPALLINCPNRLYAGWGRREPVDEIRHENRPNHPFYMD, encoded by the coding sequence ATGAACTGGAAAGAAGGTCCGATTGAAGGCGTTGTAATCCGCCCCCTCAAGCGCCATGAGGATACCCGCGGCTGGTTGGCTGAGTTTTTTCGTCAGGACGAGCTGGACCCTTCCGTCTATCCAGTCATGGGCTATATCTCACTCACGCATCCCGGCATCACCCGTGGGCCCCATGAACACCGGGAGCAGACCGACCTGTTTGTGTTCTTCCACGGTCGGCTGCGGCTGTACCTGTGGGATGCCCGGCCCCATTCTCCCACCCATGGTCATCGACAGGTGCTTGACGTGGGCGAAGGGCATCCCGTCACCGCGCTGATTCCTCCGGGTGTAGTGCACGCCTACCGAAATATAGGCGACACCCCTGCGCTGCTAATCAACTGCCCTAACCGCCTCTATGCAGGCTGGGGGCGCCGAGAGCCCGTCGACGAGATTCGGCATGAGAACCGTCCGAATCACCCCTTTTATATGGACTGA
- a CDS encoding HAD hydrolase-like protein: protein MHLLLFDIDGTLIRTRGFGRQTMEAALSEWLGRPVTTKGVDFAGRTDPAILLDILKASGLPEHMARYLLPEALEVYSRAMLQRLRPDHLEVLPGVIMLLEELSEWPDVYLGLVTGNLRPVAFHKLALAGLAGYFGEGAYGCDHANRNELPPLAIARAREATGYPFTGAHAIIIGDTPHDIICARHAGAAVAAVCTGSYPREALAACQPDLLLDDLSDPEPFLEWLSMQRTLSGKAS, encoded by the coding sequence GTGCATCTGCTGCTGTTCGATATTGATGGAACACTCATCCGCACGCGTGGCTTCGGACGCCAGACCATGGAAGCCGCCCTGTCGGAGTGGTTGGGGCGTCCGGTAACCACGAAGGGCGTTGATTTTGCCGGTCGCACAGATCCAGCCATTCTGCTGGATATTCTGAAAGCCAGCGGCCTGCCTGAGCACATGGCCCGCTACCTGCTTCCGGAAGCGCTTGAGGTCTACAGTCGCGCTATGCTCCAGCGGCTGCGCCCGGACCATCTTGAAGTGCTCCCCGGCGTCATCATGCTCCTGGAAGAGCTGAGCGAGTGGCCTGACGTCTATCTGGGCCTGGTAACGGGTAACCTGCGGCCGGTTGCGTTCCATAAGTTAGCCCTGGCAGGACTGGCTGGCTATTTTGGCGAAGGAGCCTATGGATGTGACCATGCAAATCGCAACGAGCTCCCCCCGCTAGCCATCGCACGCGCTCGCGAAGCCACTGGCTATCCATTCACCGGAGCGCATGCCATCATTATCGGCGATACGCCGCACGACATAATCTGTGCTCGACATGCCGGGGCTGCTGTTGCTGCTGTTTGTACTGGCAGCTACCCACGCGAGGCGCTCGCAGCCTGTCAGCCTGACTTGCTGTTGGACGACCTGAGTGATCCAGAACCGTTTCTCGAATGGCTAAGCATGCAGCGAACCCTTTCAGGCAAAGCGTCGTAG